A stretch of the Euzebyales bacterium genome encodes the following:
- a CDS encoding TetR/AcrR family transcriptional regulator, giving the protein MNTALIDAACELIPEVGWGSVTTRGVAARAGVRPGLVHYHFDSVEALLVVAATRAADGLVDEVRDVLADAPDIASGIDVLVATTAAVGDRGPARLLLTEASLAAARIPDLRVALTASLADLRTVLATWLRHRGHDGDADATAAVITAALDGWALHRAADRSLDVTPFRNGLRTLATVGPEGSGPE; this is encoded by the coding sequence GTGAACACGGCGCTGATCGACGCGGCGTGCGAGCTCATCCCCGAGGTGGGCTGGGGATCGGTCACCACCAGGGGCGTGGCGGCACGGGCCGGTGTCCGGCCCGGGCTGGTCCACTACCACTTCGACTCAGTCGAGGCGCTGCTCGTGGTCGCCGCGACGCGGGCCGCCGACGGTCTGGTCGACGAGGTCCGCGACGTGCTGGCCGACGCGCCAGACATCGCCTCCGGGATCGACGTGCTCGTCGCGACGACCGCCGCAGTCGGCGATCGGGGCCCGGCGAGGCTGCTGCTGACCGAGGCGTCCCTGGCCGCCGCGCGGATCCCGGACCTGCGGGTCGCCCTGACCGCGTCGCTGGCCGACCTGCGCACCGTGCTCGCGACGTGGCTGCGGCACCGCGGGCACGACGGCGACGCCGACGCGACAGCGGCGGTCATCACCGCCGCACTCGATGGCTGGGCCCTGCACCGCGCCGCCGACCGGTCCCTGGATGTCACGCCGTTCCGCAACGGCCTGCGGACGCTTGCCACCGTTGGACCCGAAGGGAGCGGACCGGAGTGA
- a CDS encoding MmcQ/YjbR family DNA-binding protein, with the protein MESTPREDLPYTDDDVAVAADRLRGICADLPEVTERRSHGAITFFVRGRRTVGYLTDDHHGDGRLALVCAAPDGAQEDLIREEPERFFRPPYVGHRGWIGVRLDVDVDWEEIAAIVVSSYRCVAPKTLVRELDASG; encoded by the coding sequence ATGGAGTCGACGCCGCGGGAGGACCTGCCCTACACCGACGACGACGTCGCGGTGGCCGCGGATCGGCTCCGCGGGATCTGCGCCGACCTGCCGGAGGTCACCGAGCGTCGCAGCCACGGCGCCATCACCTTCTTCGTCCGGGGCAGGCGGACCGTGGGCTACCTTACCGACGACCACCACGGCGACGGCCGGCTGGCGCTGGTGTGCGCTGCGCCGGACGGCGCGCAGGAGGACCTGATCCGCGAGGAGCCGGAGCGGTTCTTCCGCCCGCCCTACGTCGGGCACCGCGGCTGGATCGGCGTGCGGCTCGACGTCGACGTCGACTGGGAGGAGATCGCCGCGATCGTGGTCTCGTCGTACCGCTGCGTCGCGCCGAAGACGCTCGTCCGCGAGCTCGACGCGAGCGGCTGA
- a CDS encoding NB-ARC domain-containing protein → MTLPTGTVTFLFTDIEASTRLVTSDPDAYPAVIAAQRAVIAAEAHERGGVVFGHEGDACFVVFADAAAAVGAAAAAQRSLARHAWPGGRTVRVRMGLHTGAAELESQDYYGLAVHLVARVVDAAHGGQILLSDATRNAGVPDGWTCTDLGSYRLRGIDDPVRLHQLEGRGLASRFPPLRMLTRAAALPLPASTLVGRQAETDAVLDLLWHNRIVTLLGPGGIGKTRLAINVGWRSGAACPDAVWFADLTRISDPRAVADVVADAVDVTVTGHTRAVAAVAEAVADKRALLILDNVEHVIDGATVVSDLIDETPHLRVLATSRERLRLNGEQVYDVEPLGLEPDGPAVELFVDRARSVRSDVDLGPAQRDAIVEICTRLDGLPLAIELAAAQCRLLQPTEILHRLRRRPLQLSGGSRDVHERQQTIRNTIAWSYELLTPDEQALLVRLAVFSAPFRPDGAADVLAEAVGDGLDDALGGLVDKSLLQHRRGVDGETRVRMLELVREFAAELLADVDDRDAVSARHAAYFTAWADDAAERMLRSQPDLWVQRIDAELPDLTRAFAWNVADRPVDAARLFGALGLYFHRTGMVHLARRWMLAVRDVAVPPALDIRRAITCGFVHFGQLDLVQARREVQHALDVARTTGDELYEAYATIDVAHTYLGSAEDYERALALVRHGTGLARAAAAPVLVGIGCNVEGELSRIHGDDDTADAAYRAGIELGRATGDHQRDAVCHGNRVYIATHRGALDEAVELARHAVDLHRRYGHRSQLPWVAIALAGALVRQGRVEDAAVLVASAEATAQRLDLREVAGDVPENERIRALIAERAGGDLQRWQARGRVMPLDEALRIALSDRLAPTT, encoded by the coding sequence ATGACACTCCCCACGGGCACCGTGACGTTTCTGTTCACGGACATCGAGGCGAGCACGCGGCTGGTCACCAGCGACCCGGACGCCTATCCTGCGGTCATCGCCGCGCAGCGTGCGGTGATCGCGGCCGAAGCACACGAGCGTGGCGGCGTCGTGTTCGGCCACGAGGGTGACGCGTGCTTCGTGGTCTTCGCCGACGCGGCCGCAGCGGTCGGGGCCGCCGCAGCGGCCCAGCGGTCGCTGGCTCGCCACGCCTGGCCGGGCGGGAGGACCGTGCGCGTCCGGATGGGTCTGCACACCGGTGCGGCCGAGCTGGAGAGCCAGGACTACTACGGCCTTGCCGTGCACTTGGTCGCGCGTGTGGTGGACGCGGCGCATGGCGGTCAGATCCTGCTGTCCGACGCCACGAGGAACGCTGGCGTGCCGGACGGCTGGACGTGCACGGACCTCGGCTCGTATCGGCTCCGCGGCATCGACGACCCCGTCAGGCTGCATCAGCTCGAGGGCCGGGGACTGGCCTCGAGGTTCCCACCGCTGCGGATGCTCACGCGGGCCGCGGCACTGCCGCTGCCCGCCAGCACCCTGGTCGGGCGGCAGGCCGAGACCGACGCCGTGCTCGACCTGCTGTGGCACAACCGCATCGTCACGCTGCTCGGTCCCGGCGGGATCGGCAAGACGCGGCTGGCGATCAACGTCGGGTGGCGCAGCGGTGCGGCGTGCCCGGACGCGGTGTGGTTCGCCGACCTCACCAGGATCAGCGACCCCCGCGCGGTCGCGGACGTCGTGGCCGACGCCGTCGACGTGACGGTGACAGGTCACACACGGGCTGTGGCGGCGGTCGCTGAGGCCGTCGCCGACAAGCGGGCGCTGCTCATCCTCGACAACGTCGAGCACGTGATCGACGGCGCGACGGTCGTGTCCGACCTGATCGACGAGACCCCGCATTTACGCGTGCTGGCGACCAGCCGCGAACGCCTCCGCCTGAACGGGGAGCAGGTGTACGACGTGGAGCCACTGGGCCTGGAGCCGGACGGCCCGGCGGTCGAGCTGTTCGTCGACCGGGCGCGTTCGGTCCGGTCCGACGTCGATCTCGGACCAGCACAGCGTGACGCCATCGTGGAGATCTGCACCCGCCTCGACGGCCTCCCGCTGGCCATCGAGCTCGCGGCCGCGCAGTGCCGCCTGCTGCAGCCGACCGAGATCCTCCATCGCCTCCGCCGGCGGCCGCTCCAGCTGTCCGGCGGGTCGCGCGACGTCCACGAGCGCCAGCAGACCATCCGCAACACCATCGCATGGAGCTACGAGCTGCTGACACCCGACGAGCAGGCACTCCTGGTGCGTCTGGCGGTGTTCTCGGCACCGTTCCGTCCGGACGGGGCCGCCGACGTCCTCGCCGAGGCGGTCGGCGACGGCCTCGACGACGCGCTCGGCGGGCTTGTCGACAAGAGCCTGCTCCAGCACCGCCGCGGCGTCGACGGTGAGACGCGGGTCCGCATGCTCGAGCTCGTGAGGGAGTTCGCCGCCGAGCTGCTGGCCGACGTCGACGACCGTGACGCTGTGAGCGCGCGTCACGCCGCGTACTTCACCGCCTGGGCCGACGATGCGGCGGAGCGCATGCTGCGGTCGCAGCCCGACCTGTGGGTCCAGAGGATCGACGCGGAGCTCCCCGACCTGACCCGGGCGTTCGCGTGGAACGTCGCCGACCGGCCGGTCGACGCCGCCCGCCTGTTCGGTGCGCTCGGCCTGTACTTCCACCGGACCGGCATGGTGCACCTGGCACGTCGCTGGATGCTCGCCGTGCGTGACGTCGCCGTGCCGCCCGCGCTGGACATCAGGCGGGCGATCACGTGCGGCTTCGTGCACTTCGGCCAGCTCGACCTGGTCCAGGCACGCCGGGAGGTGCAGCACGCGCTCGACGTGGCGCGGACGACCGGGGACGAGCTGTACGAGGCGTACGCGACGATCGACGTGGCCCACACCTACCTCGGGTCCGCCGAGGACTACGAGCGAGCGCTCGCGCTGGTACGCCACGGCACGGGCCTCGCTCGGGCCGCCGCCGCCCCGGTGCTCGTCGGGATCGGGTGCAACGTCGAGGGTGAGCTGTCACGCATCCATGGCGATGACGACACCGCGGACGCCGCGTACCGCGCAGGCATCGAGCTGGGACGCGCGACCGGAGACCACCAGCGCGACGCGGTGTGCCACGGCAACCGGGTGTACATCGCGACGCACCGCGGCGCGTTGGACGAGGCCGTCGAGCTCGCACGTCACGCGGTCGACCTCCACCGGCGGTACGGACACCGCAGCCAGCTGCCCTGGGTCGCCATCGCCCTGGCGGGTGCGCTCGTACGGCAGGGGCGGGTCGAGGATGCGGCGGTGCTGGTGGCGTCCGCCGAAGCGACCGCTCAACGGCTCGACCTGCGCGAGGTCGCCGGCGACGTGCCGGAGAACGAGCGGATCAGGGCGCTGATCGCCGAGCGTGCGGGCGGCGACCTGCAGCGCTGGCAGGCCCGCGGACGCGTCATGCCGTTGGACGAGGCCCTGCGCATCGCGCTCAGCGACCGGCTGGCCCCCACGACATGA
- a CDS encoding vanadium-dependent haloperoxidase: protein MRHRFVMVMVLTTALITGSVTTAGAQVDVEADLDVVVGDPLPALPIGPGPLYPLDRYGPRADDNVVLRWDEQTLAAIRALHTGPTINARAVAIVHTAMYDAWAAYDETAVGTRLGDDLRRPASEHTTSHKSMAMSYAAYRALVDLFPAKADDFTAFMRALGYDPNNRSNNPATPVGVGNRATKAVLDFRAMDGSHQSGGYADTSGYEPVNTPDTVNDPFRWQPLRHPDGTGGTVVQRFLTPHWGQVTPFALTSPEQFLPPGPTMRTLLQLDEEITDTLLHSASLTDVQKVRAEYWADGPASETPPGHWCLFAQAVSRARDHSLDQDAKLFFALANAELDASIAAWHAKRKWDYVRPITAVRTRMEGRWVLAWAGPYKGTRLIRGETWHPYQAATNPSPPFAEYVSGHSTFSAAGAQVLRRFTGSDLFGARTSVAPGASFVEPGLVPLVRQVLIWPTFSDAVAEAGMSRRYGGIHFPDADLHGRTMGESIGQQAWSKARTFFDGTAGG, encoded by the coding sequence ATGCGACACAGGTTCGTCATGGTCATGGTGCTCACGACAGCGCTGATCACGGGGAGCGTCACGACAGCGGGTGCACAGGTGGACGTCGAGGCTGACCTCGATGTCGTTGTTGGTGACCCCTTGCCGGCGCTGCCCATCGGCCCCGGACCGCTGTACCCACTCGACCGGTACGGCCCACGTGCCGACGACAACGTGGTGCTGCGCTGGGACGAGCAGACGCTTGCCGCCATCCGGGCGCTGCACACCGGGCCGACGATCAACGCCCGCGCGGTTGCGATCGTCCACACCGCCATGTACGACGCGTGGGCGGCGTACGACGAGACCGCCGTCGGAACACGGCTGGGCGATGACCTGCGCCGGCCGGCCTCCGAGCACACGACATCCCACAAGAGCATGGCGATGAGCTACGCCGCCTACCGTGCGCTGGTCGATCTCTTCCCGGCCAAGGCCGACGACTTCACGGCCTTCATGCGTGCTCTGGGCTACGACCCGAACAACCGCTCGAACAATCCCGCGACACCTGTCGGCGTCGGCAACCGTGCGACGAAGGCGGTGCTCGACTTTCGCGCCATGGACGGCTCGCACCAATCCGGCGGTTACGCCGACACCAGCGGATACGAACCGGTCAACACACCCGACACGGTCAACGACCCGTTCCGGTGGCAACCGCTGCGACACCCCGACGGCACCGGCGGAACCGTGGTCCAGAGGTTCCTGACACCGCACTGGGGGCAGGTCACGCCCTTCGCGTTGACCTCACCCGAGCAGTTCCTGCCCCCGGGCCCAACGATGCGGACCCTGTTGCAGCTCGACGAGGAGATCACCGACACCCTGCTGCACAGCGCGTCCCTCACCGACGTCCAGAAGGTGCGGGCCGAGTACTGGGCGGACGGTCCCGCCAGTGAGACGCCGCCGGGGCACTGGTGCCTCTTCGCGCAGGCGGTCTCCCGCGCGCGCGACCACAGCCTGGACCAGGATGCCAAGCTGTTCTTCGCGCTCGCCAACGCCGAGCTCGACGCCAGCATCGCCGCGTGGCACGCGAAGCGGAAGTGGGACTACGTCCGGCCGATCACGGCCGTCCGCACACGCATGGAGGGCAGGTGGGTGCTCGCATGGGCGGGTCCCTACAAGGGCACGCGCCTGATCAGGGGCGAGACGTGGCACCCGTACCAGGCGGCGACGAACCCGAGCCCGCCGTTCGCCGAGTACGTGTCGGGTCACTCCACGTTCAGCGCGGCGGGTGCGCAGGTCCTGCGGCGCTTCACCGGCAGTGACCTGTTCGGCGCCCGCACCAGCGTTGCACCGGGAGCGTCCTTCGTGGAGCCGGGGCTCGTGCCGCTGGTCCGGCAGGTGCTCATCTGGCCGACGTTCAGCGACGCGGTTGCCGAGGCCGGCATGTCCCGCCGGTACGGCGGCATCCACTTCCCGGACGCCGACCTGCACGGGCGGACGATGGGCGAATCGATCGGGCAGCAGGCGTGGTCGAAGGCCCGCACGTTCTTCGACGGGACCGCCGGCGGCTGA
- a CDS encoding dihydrofolate reductase family protein, which produces MGRWGDEQWDGWWGDDPPFHHPIFVLTHHPRPAVEMQGGTTFHFVTDGIEAALERAFAAADGLDVSVNGGPATIRQYLRAGLIDELHVAIAPLLLGAGEHLFGDLGDAVDGYECVELTSSPAAAHMRLVRTTP; this is translated from the coding sequence GTGGGCCGTTGGGGTGACGAGCAGTGGGACGGCTGGTGGGGCGACGACCCGCCCTTCCACCACCCGATCTTCGTGCTGACCCACCACCCGCGACCGGCGGTCGAGATGCAGGGCGGCACGACGTTCCACTTCGTCACCGACGGCATCGAGGCGGCATTGGAGCGCGCCTTCGCGGCTGCGGACGGCCTGGACGTCAGTGTCAACGGTGGCCCGGCGACGATCCGGCAGTACCTGCGGGCCGGGCTGATCGACGAGCTGCACGTCGCCATCGCGCCGCTGCTGCTGGGCGCCGGTGAGCACCTGTTCGGCGACCTGGGCGACGCCGTCGACGGCTACGAGTGCGTCGAGCTGACCAGCTCCCCGGCGGCGGCGCACATGCGCCTGGTGCGGACCACGCCGTGA
- a CDS encoding glycoside hydrolase family 3 C-terminal domain-containing protein: MTEQASSARDVEALVAELTLDEKALLCSGSDMWHTAAVERLGVPRIMVSDGPHGLRAQVNDAGDISLSASAPATCFPTAAGLASSWNPALFAEVGAALAVEARGVGVSVLLGPGINIKRSPLCGRNFEYVAEDPWLAGELATAMVQGVQRGGVGTSLKHFAANNQEHDRMRVSAEVDERTLREVYLPAFERVVTGARPWTVMCSYNRINGTHASEHRWLLTEVLREQWGFEGLVVSDWGAVHDRVAALRAGLDLEMPPHLGVSDAAVVEAVRSGALNEAVLDASVRRVLDLVYRSQSALREHVEVDVDAHHALARRAAHESAVLLRNDRGVLPLRPVAGETLAVIGEFARTPRYQGAGSSHVNPTRIDVALDELTVGVGPGVDVRFAAGFRVDDTDDAALRDEAVALARDADHVVVFLGLPAVDESEGYDRSDMDLPATQVALLRSVAAVHDRAVVVLANGSAVKVSDWDGDVAAILECWLSGQAAGGAAADLLLGLANPSGKLAETIPLRLEDNSAYLNFPGDRGVVRYGEGVFVGYRGHDALDQRVSYPFGFGLSYTTFEIDDIDVAVSGSVADGDLDVEVSATVTNTGGVAGGEVVQVYVGDVEASVARPVRELKGAAKVWLEPGERRRVTISLDQRAFAFWSVQLGRWAVEAGDFVIEVGSSSRDLGAAETITLDAPSIAGPLTPRSTLHEWLADPQGREVLATVGDGDSPLHDDDLLAMIGAMPMETLAVFPDTGFTKQMLDEWLARLQSA, encoded by the coding sequence ATGACCGAGCAGGCATCGTCCGCGCGGGACGTCGAGGCGCTCGTCGCCGAGCTGACGCTGGATGAGAAGGCGTTGCTGTGCAGTGGCTCGGACATGTGGCACACCGCCGCGGTCGAGCGCCTTGGCGTCCCGCGGATCATGGTGTCCGACGGCCCGCACGGGCTGCGCGCCCAGGTCAACGACGCTGGCGACATCAGCCTGTCGGCGAGCGCGCCGGCGACGTGCTTTCCTACGGCGGCGGGCCTGGCGAGCTCGTGGAACCCGGCGCTGTTCGCCGAGGTCGGCGCGGCGCTGGCCGTTGAGGCCCGCGGTGTGGGCGTCTCCGTCCTGCTCGGGCCCGGGATCAACATCAAGCGGTCGCCGCTGTGCGGGCGGAACTTCGAGTACGTGGCGGAGGACCCGTGGCTGGCCGGTGAGCTGGCGACCGCGATGGTCCAGGGCGTCCAGCGCGGGGGCGTCGGCACGTCGCTGAAGCACTTCGCGGCGAACAACCAGGAGCACGACCGCATGCGGGTCAGCGCCGAGGTCGACGAGCGCACCCTGCGAGAGGTCTACCTCCCGGCGTTCGAGCGCGTCGTGACCGGGGCGCGGCCGTGGACGGTCATGTGCTCCTACAACCGCATCAACGGCACCCACGCATCGGAGCACCGCTGGCTGCTGACCGAGGTCCTGCGTGAGCAATGGGGGTTCGAGGGGCTGGTCGTGTCGGACTGGGGCGCCGTCCACGATCGGGTCGCGGCGCTGCGCGCCGGGCTCGACCTGGAGATGCCCCCGCACCTGGGCGTCAGCGACGCCGCGGTCGTCGAAGCCGTACGATCGGGGGCGCTGAACGAGGCGGTGCTCGACGCGTCTGTGCGCAGGGTGCTGGACCTGGTCTACCGGTCCCAGTCAGCACTGCGCGAGCACGTCGAGGTCGACGTCGACGCGCACCACGCCCTGGCGCGCCGGGCGGCCCACGAGTCCGCGGTGCTGCTGCGCAACGACCGTGGCGTGCTGCCGCTGCGACCAGTCGCCGGCGAGACGCTGGCGGTCATCGGCGAGTTCGCCCGCACCCCCCGCTACCAGGGGGCGGGCAGCTCGCACGTCAACCCGACGCGCATCGACGTCGCGCTCGACGAGCTGACCGTCGGCGTCGGCCCGGGCGTCGACGTTCGCTTCGCCGCGGGGTTCCGCGTTGACGACACCGATGACGCCGCGCTGCGCGATGAGGCCGTCGCACTGGCCCGCGACGCCGATCACGTCGTGGTGTTCCTCGGGCTCCCGGCGGTCGACGAGTCAGAGGGCTACGACCGGTCCGACATGGACCTGCCGGCGACCCAGGTCGCCCTGCTGCGGTCCGTGGCGGCCGTGCACGATCGCGCGGTCGTCGTGCTGGCCAACGGGTCCGCGGTGAAGGTGTCGGACTGGGACGGCGACGTGGCGGCGATCCTGGAGTGCTGGCTGTCGGGGCAGGCCGCCGGTGGCGCAGCTGCCGACCTGCTGCTGGGCCTCGCGAACCCTTCGGGCAAGCTGGCGGAGACGATCCCGCTGCGGCTGGAGGACAACTCGGCGTACCTGAACTTCCCCGGTGACCGGGGGGTCGTCCGCTACGGCGAGGGCGTGTTCGTCGGCTACCGCGGGCACGACGCGCTGGACCAGCGGGTCAGCTACCCGTTCGGGTTCGGGCTGTCCTACACGACGTTCGAGATTGACGACATCGACGTGGCGGTGTCGGGCTCGGTGGCCGACGGCGACCTCGACGTGGAGGTCAGCGCCACCGTCACCAACACGGGCGGGGTCGCCGGCGGCGAGGTCGTGCAGGTCTACGTCGGCGACGTCGAGGCGTCGGTCGCCCGCCCAGTCCGCGAGCTGAAGGGCGCCGCCAAGGTGTGGCTCGAGCCGGGGGAGCGGCGCCGGGTCACGATCTCGCTCGACCAGCGCGCCTTCGCCTTCTGGTCGGTCCAGCTCGGGCGCTGGGCGGTCGAGGCCGGCGACTTCGTGATCGAGGTCGGCTCGTCGTCACGCGACCTGGGGGCCGCCGAGACGATCACCCTCGACGCGCCGTCGATCGCCGGTCCACTGACGCCGAGGTCGACGCTGCACGAGTGGCTGGCAGATCCGCAGGGACGCGAGGTGCTCGCGACGGTTGGCGACGGCGACAGTCCGCTGCACGACGACGACCTGCTCGCGATGATCGGCGCGATGCCGATGGAGACGCTCGCGGTCTTCCCGGACACGGGGTTCACGAAGCAGATGCTCGACGAGTGGCTCGCCCGCTTGCAGTCGGCCTGA
- a CDS encoding VOC family protein, with protein sequence MSRRRGRRPRTRWPRRTSGGSRPCAPQGGPHATPLLAVWATGALHVCTGRGEQKWRNRAGNPRCSAITGHSDRTSGTDYVVEGVAERVVDDGRLRELADAWEAKYGPEWHFDVADGAFVAGGHVAEVFRVRPTVAYAFGKDPYSHTRYRWPARTGAVAAASLRDATVAVRLPAQDLDRARRFYADALGLEPNETRDGGLRYLCGDIEFVVFKSSGRRSGEHTQAGFYVDDIDATVAELSGRGVVFEQAAMDDLPVDGVVVDIPRYLSIHRGGRRTGGLVPRQRRQPARRQPARDARVACCRTRRLQAVTVARSRPAAHLG encoded by the coding sequence CTGAGCCGACGCCGTGGGCGACGGCCGAGGACGAGATGGCCGCGGCGGACGTCTGGTGGGTCACGACCCTGCGCCCCCCAGGGCGGACCGCACGCCACGCCACTGCTCGCGGTGTGGGCCACCGGCGCGCTGCATGTCTGCACCGGCCGCGGCGAACAGAAGTGGCGGAACCGGGCGGGCAACCCGCGGTGCTCCGCCATCACGGGACACAGCGACAGGACGAGCGGCACCGACTACGTCGTCGAGGGCGTCGCCGAGCGCGTGGTGGACGACGGGCGGCTGCGGGAGCTGGCGGACGCGTGGGAGGCAAAGTACGGACCGGAGTGGCACTTCGACGTCGCCGACGGCGCGTTCGTCGCCGGCGGCCACGTCGCCGAGGTCTTCAGAGTGCGACCGACCGTCGCCTACGCCTTCGGCAAGGACCCCTACAGCCACACCCGCTACCGCTGGCCGGCGCGCACAGGCGCCGTTGCGGCGGCGTCGCTGCGGGACGCCACCGTGGCGGTCCGGCTCCCCGCCCAGGACCTGGACCGTGCCCGGCGCTTCTACGCCGACGCGCTCGGCCTCGAACCGAACGAGACCCGCGACGGCGGGCTGCGCTATCTGTGCGGCGACATCGAGTTCGTGGTGTTCAAGTCGTCGGGCCGTCGGTCCGGCGAGCACACGCAGGCGGGCTTCTACGTCGACGACATCGACGCGACCGTCGCCGAGCTGTCGGGCCGCGGCGTGGTGTTCGAGCAGGCGGCGATGGATGATCTGCCCGTGGACGGCGTCGTGGTCGACATCCCCCGGTACCTATCCATCCACCGGGGCGGTCGGCGAACGGGCGGCCTGGTTCCGCGACAGCGAAGGCAACCTGCTCGGCGTCAGCCAGCTCGTGATGCCCGGGTCGCCTGCTGCCGCACGCGACGTCTTCAGGCGGTGACCGTCGCGCGCAGCCGTCCTGCGGCTCACCTGGGGTAG
- a CDS encoding alpha/beta hydrolase: MTAATDARISVRQDLQLAVRRWVGATSPSFVLVHGLASNARMWDGVAARLCDAGHAVVALDQRGHGRSYAPNAGYDFATVTDDLRLLVDALGLVRPVLVGQSWGGNVVLEAAARWGDWLAGIAAVDGGTIDLQQRFPTWEACAAQLAPPVFDGITRPELERRVRRMHPDWPDDGIAGILANLAELPDGSLRPHLRRDLHMQILRALWEHEPTKRYRAIDAPVLLIPADAGDAARTSTTRHDVGVAADLLPRSRVRWLVGDHDLHAQQPDAVARLLLDAVGDGFFR, translated from the coding sequence GTGACGGCGGCCACCGACGCGCGGATCTCCGTGCGGCAGGACCTGCAGCTGGCCGTGCGCCGCTGGGTGGGTGCCACGAGCCCATCGTTCGTGCTGGTCCACGGGCTGGCGTCGAACGCGCGCATGTGGGACGGGGTCGCTGCTCGGCTGTGCGACGCGGGTCACGCCGTCGTCGCTCTCGATCAGCGCGGCCACGGTCGCTCGTACGCGCCCAACGCCGGCTACGACTTCGCGACGGTCACCGACGATCTGCGCCTGCTGGTCGACGCGCTGGGCCTCGTGCGTCCCGTGCTGGTCGGCCAGTCGTGGGGTGGCAACGTGGTGTTGGAGGCCGCCGCGAGGTGGGGTGACTGGCTGGCGGGGATCGCGGCCGTCGACGGCGGGACGATCGATCTGCAGCAGCGCTTCCCGACGTGGGAGGCGTGCGCCGCGCAGCTCGCGCCACCCGTCTTCGACGGCATCACCCGCCCAGAGCTCGAGCGCCGCGTGCGTCGGATGCACCCTGACTGGCCCGACGACGGCATCGCCGGCATCCTCGCGAACCTCGCCGAACTGCCCGACGGATCGCTGCGACCGCACCTGCGCCGGGACCTGCACATGCAGATCCTCCGCGCGCTGTGGGAACACGAGCCGACAAAGCGCTACCGCGCGATCGACGCACCGGTGCTGCTGATCCCGGCCGACGCGGGAGACGCCGCCCGGACGTCGACCACCCGCCACGACGTCGGCGTCGCGGCCGATCTGCTCCCCCGTTCGCGGGTCCGCTGGCTCGTCGGCGACCACGACCTGCACGCTCAGCAGCCCGACGCGGTCGCACGGCTGCTGCTCGACGCCGTCGGCGACGGCTTCTTCCGTTGA
- a CDS encoding carboxymuconolactone decarboxylase family protein: MTTTTDHHGHGPAAARLRELREPTIRLRRRIPEAFQAFLDLSNAAMTDGALSAKHKELIALALAVSQHCEGCIAYHARGAARRGATEPEVAEALAVTIVLGGGPAASDYAPRALQAFREFADAD, from the coding sequence ATGACCACCACCACCGACCACCACGGCCACGGTCCCGCCGCTGCGCGCCTGCGGGAGCTGCGCGAACCGACCATCCGCCTGCGCCGACGCATCCCAGAGGCGTTCCAGGCCTTCCTCGACCTGTCGAACGCGGCCATGACCGACGGTGCGCTGTCGGCGAAGCACAAGGAGCTGATCGCACTGGCTCTCGCGGTCTCCCAGCACTGCGAGGGATGCATCGCCTACCACGCGCGCGGTGCGGCCCGACGCGGGGCGACCGAGCCGGAGGTGGCCGAGGCCCTCGCCGTCACGATCGTGCTCGGTGGCGGTCCGGCGGCCAGTGACTACGCGCCCCGCGCCCTGCAGGCGTTCCGCGAGTTCGCCGACGCGGACTGA